One Setaria italica strain Yugu1 chromosome II, Setaria_italica_v2.0, whole genome shotgun sequence DNA segment encodes these proteins:
- the LOC101773442 gene encoding RNA pseudouridine synthase 6, chloroplastic has translation MPKPATSVASLLPKLWHRRFLPPSLVPRALSSSCPLLTTHSAPRRRSRLSPSTHIAPAATVSTAAAVEAPTTTAYPVYDRLLPCPLQDDPPRIEHLVAREDEVAADFISRSLGLPPLYVADLIKFGAVYYALVAPQPPPYAAPEHVRIFREVTDPSVLRRRASIKGKTVREAQKTFRVTDPNQLLEAGTYLRVHVHPKRFPRCYEIDWKSRVIAVADDYVVLNKPAATSVGGATDNIEESCAVFTSRALGLETPLMTTHQIDNCSEGCVVLSKTKEFCSVFHGLIREKQVKKVYLALTTAPVSTGTITHYMRPVNRAPRLVSEDHIAKWYLCQMEVLDCKKVPWPSSLTRKAYNVNDCGWPQQEAAYECKINLLTGKTHQIRAQLAAIGTPIIGDSAYMTAAMAAKANPSINPFRRERLSYNSEEEKEAAVEAWIAAHGKEPKSVIGLQASEISWDHEGEHHSYKAGVPWWRQDSVESDLV, from the exons atgccgaagCCGGCGACCTCCGTCGCGTCGCTCCTCCCGAAGTTATGGCACCGCCGCTTTCTTCCCCCTTCCCTCGTCCCTCGCGCCCTTTCCTCCTCCTGTCCCCTCCTCACTACCCACTcggccccacgccgccgctcccggctcTCCCCTTCCACGCACATCGCCCCCGCTGCCACAGTGTCAACCGCCGCGGCGGTCGAGGCCCCAACAACCACAGC ATATCCAGTGTATGATCGGCTTCTGCCGTGCCCCTTGCAAGACGACCCTCCACGAATCGAGCACCTCGTAGCTCGGGAGGACGAGGTGGCAGCTGATTTCATCTCCAGGTCTCTCGGCCTTCCTCCTCT GTATGTTGCAGATCTTATCAAGTTTGGGGCTGTGTACTATGCCCTTGTTGCGCCACAGCCGCCCCCATACGCAGCTCCAGAGCATGTTAGGATCTTTAGGGAAGTGACCGATCCATCTGTTCTGCGCCGGAGGGCGTCCATTAAGGGGAAGACGGTGAGGGAAGCACAGAAGACATTTAGGGTGACGGATCCCAACCAGCTTCTTGAGGCCGGCACATATCTGAGGGTTCATGTGCACCCCAAACGGTTTCCGAG GTGTTATGAAATTGATTGGAAATCAAGGGTAATAGCAGTTGCTGATGACTACGTTGTCCTCAATAAACCAGCTGCAACCTCA GTGGGAGGAGCAACTGATAACATTGAGGAATCCTGTGCTGTGTTTACTTCACGTGCATTAGGGTTGGAAACACCGTTAATGACGACTCACCAAATTGACAACTGCTCTGAAGGCTG TGTAGTACTGTCTAAAACTAAAGAGTTCTGCTCAGTTTTCCATGGACTGATAAGG GAAAAACAGGTCAAAAAAGTGTATCTTGCGCTTACTACAGCACCTGTGTCTACAGGAACAATTACCCATTATATGCGTCCTGTTAATCGCGCTCCTAGATTAGTTTCAGAAG ATCATATTGCAAAATGGTATCTCTGTCAAATGGAGGTGCTTGATTGTAAGAAGGTACCATGGCCAAGTTCTTTGACCAGGAAAGCTTACAATGTAAACGACTGTGGATGGCCCCAGCAAGAAGCTGCCTATGAATGTAAAATCAATCTCTTGACAGGGAAAACTCATCAG ATAAGGGCACAGCTTGCTGCCATAGGCACTCCAATTATAGGGGATTCTGCATACATGACTGCCGCAATGGCAGCGAAGGCTAATCCAAGCATAAACCCATTCAGAAGGGAGAGGCTGAGTTACAATagtgaagaggagaaagaagctgCCGTTGAAGCATGGATTGCTGCCCACGGCAAGGAACCAAAATCCGTAATTGGCCTGCAAGCATCAGAAATCTCATGGGATCATGAAGGTGAACACCACAGCTATAAGGCAGGGGTTCCGTGGTGGCGGCAGGATTCAGTGGAGTCTGACCtggtatga
- the LOC101773859 gene encoding putative cis-zeatin O-glucosyltransferase, with protein MEPESAVAVVTVPFPAQGHLNQLLHLSLLLASRGLPVHYAAPEPHLREARARLHGWGCGGAGAGSPFLTAVRFRALEVPAHASPAPDPASPFPVHMLPLFEAFCAGARSPLGKLLEELSASHRRVVVLHDRMAAFAAGEAARLPNAEALGVHCLAASYNVGWADPGHALLRDHGLVFHPSDACATKEFVALARRMGQERRRAPGAGMVVNTCRALEGEFLDVLAGIPSSDGPKLFAVGPLNPVLLPGTTGSARHECLDWLDKQPSSSVLYVSFGTTSSLRPEQVRELAAALRDSRQRFIWVLRDADRADMRDEAAPESGARLAVAASELGDATARGAGVVITGWAPQLEILAHRATGAFMSHCGWNSTVESLSHGKPILAWPMHSDQPWDAELVCKYLRAGILVRPWEQRHDVTPAAAVREAIGRVMASDEGAEMRRRAAALGEAVRGAVAEGGSSRQDLEELVAYMTR; from the coding sequence ATGGAACCCGAATCCGCCGTGGCCGTCGTGACGGTGCCGTTCCCGGCGCAGGGCCACCTGAaccagctcctccacctctcccTGCTGCTCGCCTCGCGGGGGCTCCCCGTCCACTATGCCGCGCCGGAGCCGCACCTCCGGGAGGCCCGCGCGCGCCTCCACGGctggggctgcggcggcgctggcgccgggTCCCCGTTCCTCACCGCGGTCCGCTTCCGCGCGCTCGAGGTCCCGGCGCACGCGTCCCCTGCCCCGGACCCCGCGTCCCCGTTCCCGGTGCACATGCTGCCCCTCTTCGAGGCCTTCTGCGCCGGCGCGCGGTCCCCGCTTGGCAAGCTCCTGGAGGAGCTCTCCGCGTCccaccgccgcgtcgtcgtcctgcACGACCGCATGGCGGCGTTCGCGGCGGGGGAGGCCGCGCGGCTGCCCAACGCCGAGGCGCTCGGGGTGCACTGCCTCGCCGCCTCGTACAACGTCGGGTGGGCGGACCCCGGGCACGCGCTCCTGCGGGACCACGGCCTCGTCTTCCACCCGTCCGACGCCTGCGCGACTAAGGAGTTCGTCGCGCTCGCCAGGCGGATGGGCCAGGAGCGCAGGCGCGCACCCGGCGCCGGCATGGTCGTCAACACCTGCCGCGCGCTCGAGGGCGAGTTCCTCGACGTGCTCGCGGGGATCCCCTCTTCGGATGGCCCCAAGCTGTTCGCCGTTGGGCCTCTGAATCCGGTGCTCCTTCCCGGCACGACCGGGAGCGCGCGGCACGAGTGCCTGGATTGGCTCGACAAGCAGCCGTCGTCCTCCGTGCTCTACGTCTCCTTCGGCACGACGTCGTCGCTCCGGCCGGAGCAGGTGCGCGAGCTGGCCGCCGCGCTGCGGGACAGCCGCCAGCGGTTCATCTGGGTGCTGCGCGACGCCGACCGCGCCGACATGCGGGACGAGGCCGCGCCGGAGAGCGGGGcgcgcctcgccgtcgcggcgtCCGAGCTCGGCGACGCCACGGCACGGGGAGCCGGCGTGGTGATCACCGGGTGGGCGCCGCAGCTGGAGATCCTTGCGCACCGCGCGACGGGGGCATTCATGAgccactgcgggtggaactccacCGTGGAGAGCCTGAGCCACGGGAAGCCCATCCTGGCGTGGCCCATGCACAGCGACCAGCCATGGGACGCCGAGCTCGTGTGCAAGTACCTCAGGGCCGGCATCCTCGTGCGGCCGTGGGAGCAGCGCCACGACGTCACCCCGGCGGCCGCGGTCCGCGAGGCGATCGGGAGGGTGATGGCCTCGGACGAAGGGGCGGagatgcggcggcgggcggcggcgctcggggagGCCGTCCGCGGCGCCGTGGCCGAGGGTGGGTCGTCCAGACAGGACCTGGAGGAGCTCGTCGCTTACATGACGAGGTGA